In one window of Agrobacterium larrymoorei DNA:
- a CDS encoding methyl-accepting chemotaxis protein has protein sequence MLWLGKNADNKNLLNAFSTSQAMIEFDLDGKILDANRNFCAALGYELSEIVGKHHRLFCDQDYVNSKDYAAFWQELTSGKFRAGEFKRMRKDGREIWIEASYNPVMRGATPYKVVKIATDITEKKLKAKEDNGKLEAISRSQAVIEFTPNGEIITANDNFCNALNYNISEIAGRHHRMFCEPGYAASEAYANFWKRLAAGEFISDEFVRFGKNGKEIWIQAAYNPILNDKGQVVKVVKFATDVTPRMSAISTLGHALRALADGDLCQNLEKPFVPSMEKLRTDFNEVIEKLRTTMQTVAQNSATIASGSAEIRVAADQLARRTEQQAASLEESAAALEEITTTVADSSKRADEAGRLVSNTKRSAELSGNIVHRAIDAMDSISKSSGEITNIIGVIDDIAFQTNLLALNAGVEAARAGEAGKGFAVVAQEVRELAQRSASAAKEIKQLINTSSQQVANGVGLVGETGDALKQIAEQVGQIDANVAAIVEASREQANGLAEINDAVNLMDQATQKNAAMVEETTAASHGLAREAETLRQLLTQFNVGYAPGTVVQSVPTPAESPVHKLVATARGGMAAAATATAAQWTEF, from the coding sequence ATGCTTTGGCTGGGAAAGAACGCGGACAATAAAAACCTTCTGAATGCCTTTTCGACATCGCAGGCCATGATCGAGTTCGATCTGGATGGCAAGATACTCGACGCCAACAGAAATTTCTGTGCGGCCCTTGGTTATGAATTGAGCGAGATCGTCGGCAAGCATCATCGGCTCTTTTGCGATCAGGATTATGTAAACTCCAAGGATTACGCCGCCTTCTGGCAAGAGCTTACCTCCGGCAAATTCAGGGCCGGCGAGTTCAAGCGTATGCGCAAGGACGGGCGCGAAATCTGGATCGAGGCGTCGTATAATCCAGTGATGCGCGGCGCCACGCCCTACAAGGTCGTCAAGATTGCCACCGACATCACCGAAAAGAAGCTGAAGGCAAAAGAAGACAACGGCAAGCTGGAAGCCATTTCACGCTCGCAGGCCGTTATCGAATTCACCCCGAATGGCGAAATCATCACCGCCAACGACAATTTCTGCAACGCCCTGAACTACAATATTTCAGAAATTGCCGGACGCCACCATCGCATGTTCTGTGAGCCGGGCTACGCCGCATCGGAAGCCTATGCCAATTTTTGGAAACGGCTGGCGGCAGGAGAATTCATCTCCGACGAATTCGTTCGCTTCGGCAAGAACGGCAAGGAAATCTGGATCCAGGCGGCCTATAACCCCATCCTCAATGACAAGGGTCAGGTTGTGAAGGTGGTGAAATTCGCGACCGACGTAACGCCCCGCATGAGCGCGATCTCGACGCTCGGCCACGCGCTGCGGGCGCTGGCTGACGGTGATCTTTGTCAGAACCTGGAAAAGCCATTCGTGCCGAGCATGGAGAAGCTGAGGACCGATTTCAACGAGGTTATCGAGAAGCTGCGCACGACGATGCAGACGGTTGCCCAGAATTCCGCAACAATCGCCTCGGGCTCGGCCGAAATACGCGTCGCTGCCGACCAGCTCGCTCGCCGCACGGAACAGCAGGCTGCATCGCTGGAAGAAAGCGCCGCTGCACTGGAAGAGATCACGACAACGGTTGCGGACTCCAGCAAGCGAGCCGATGAGGCAGGCCGTCTCGTCAGCAACACCAAGCGCAGCGCCGAGCTTTCCGGCAACATCGTTCACCGCGCCATCGACGCCATGGACTCCATTTCCAAGTCTTCCGGCGAGATCACCAATATTATCGGTGTCATCGATGACATTGCCTTCCAGACCAACCTTCTGGCTCTGAATGCCGGTGTCGAAGCCGCGCGTGCCGGTGAAGCTGGTAAAGGCTTTGCCGTCGTGGCACAGGAAGTGCGTGAATTGGCCCAGCGCTCCGCAAGTGCCGCAAAGGAAATCAAACAGCTTATCAATACATCCAGCCAGCAAGTCGCCAATGGCGTCGGGCTTGTGGGTGAAACGGGGGATGCGCTGAAGCAGATTGCCGAGCAGGTGGGGCAGATCGACGCCAATGTCGCGGCAATCGTAGAAGCCTCACGCGAGCAGGCAAACGGCCTTGCCGAAATCAATGACGCCGTCAACCTGATGGACCAGGCAACGCAGAAGAATGCGGCCATGGTGGAAGAAACCACTGCTGCAAGCCATGGTCTGGCACGAGAAGCGGAAACGCTTCGCCAACTGCTGACACAGTTCAATGTCGGCTATGCCCCCGGCACGGTCGTCCAGAGCGTCCCTACCCCTGCGGAATCGCCGGTTCACAAGCTGGTTGCCACGGCAAGGGGTGGCATGGCTGCTGCTGCGACAGCAACCGCTGCCCAATGGACAGAATTCTGA
- a CDS encoding methyl-accepting chemotaxis protein: MLSFPGAHAKAILTALGRSQAMIEFDMTGKILSANENFCRAMGYSAEQIIGKHHSMFCEAVYVQSDDYKQFWKNLAAGQFDARQYKRIGNGGREVWIQASYNPVMHGDKVHSVVKLATVITDTKLKAAEDAGKLEAISRAQAIIEFTPAGDIITANQNFLSALGYGLEEIKGKHHRIFCEDEFRNSSAYGDFWKKLSSGEFVSAEFKRITKSGKAIWIQASYNPIFDESGRIFKVVKFATDVTERVRAVDDLARSLTALAEGDLTATIEVPFIPTLEKVRQDLNSSLTKLQGAMRDVAESAGGIATGSREVSEASDNLARRTEQQAAAVEETSAALNEITRTVGQNAARAEQSGQLVAKTKADAEHSGEVVSKAIEAMGRISQSSNEIGNIISVIDDIAFQTNLLALNAGVEAARAGEAGKGFAVVAQEVRELAQRSAQAAKEIKTLINTSAEQVKEGVDLVGETGKALSKIVTQVAEIDANVVAIVETAHEQASGIKEINHAVEAMDTNTQQNAAMVEETTAASHSLAHEAHVLHELLAQFRFGKQSSVTNHRMKPEAKAPVVRAPGRTPKSGYASVGALALAPTHKDWEEF, encoded by the coding sequence ATGCTGTCTTTTCCTGGAGCGCATGCAAAAGCAATTCTCACCGCATTGGGACGTTCCCAGGCGATGATCGAATTCGACATGACCGGCAAGATCCTCTCGGCCAATGAAAACTTCTGTCGCGCCATGGGCTACAGCGCGGAACAGATCATCGGCAAACATCACAGCATGTTCTGTGAAGCGGTCTATGTGCAAAGCGACGATTACAAGCAGTTCTGGAAAAACCTTGCCGCAGGCCAGTTCGATGCGCGTCAATACAAACGCATCGGCAATGGCGGACGGGAAGTCTGGATTCAGGCCTCCTACAATCCCGTCATGCACGGCGACAAGGTCCACAGTGTCGTCAAGCTTGCAACGGTCATTACAGATACGAAGCTCAAAGCCGCCGAGGATGCCGGTAAGCTGGAGGCGATTTCCCGCGCGCAAGCCATCATCGAATTCACGCCCGCTGGCGACATCATTACCGCCAACCAGAACTTCCTCTCGGCTCTCGGCTACGGCCTTGAGGAGATAAAGGGCAAGCACCACCGCATCTTTTGTGAAGATGAATTTCGCAATAGCAGCGCCTATGGCGATTTCTGGAAGAAGCTCAGCTCCGGGGAGTTCGTCTCCGCCGAATTCAAGCGCATTACCAAAAGCGGTAAGGCGATCTGGATTCAGGCCTCCTATAACCCGATCTTCGATGAGAGCGGTCGCATCTTCAAGGTGGTGAAATTCGCAACCGACGTGACCGAACGCGTTCGTGCCGTCGATGACCTTGCCCGGAGCCTCACGGCTCTCGCGGAAGGTGACCTCACGGCAACTATCGAAGTCCCGTTCATTCCCACTCTGGAGAAAGTGCGACAGGATCTGAATTCCTCCCTCACGAAGCTGCAGGGCGCGATGCGCGACGTGGCGGAAAGTGCGGGCGGCATTGCCACCGGATCCCGCGAAGTCAGCGAAGCCTCGGATAATCTGGCACGACGCACGGAACAGCAGGCGGCGGCGGTGGAAGAAACATCTGCGGCCCTCAACGAAATCACGCGGACTGTCGGACAGAACGCAGCCCGCGCCGAACAGTCCGGCCAGTTGGTCGCCAAGACCAAGGCGGATGCTGAACATTCCGGTGAAGTCGTCAGCAAGGCGATAGAGGCGATGGGACGGATTTCACAGTCCTCCAATGAAATCGGCAACATCATCAGCGTCATTGACGATATTGCCTTCCAGACCAATCTGCTGGCACTGAACGCTGGCGTCGAGGCTGCCCGTGCCGGTGAGGCCGGCAAGGGCTTTGCCGTCGTGGCACAGGAAGTGCGCGAACTGGCGCAGCGCTCCGCCCAGGCCGCGAAGGAGATCAAGACGCTGATCAACACCTCCGCCGAGCAGGTGAAGGAAGGCGTCGATCTGGTTGGGGAAACCGGAAAGGCACTGAGCAAGATCGTCACGCAGGTCGCAGAGATCGACGCCAATGTCGTGGCGATTGTCGAGACCGCGCACGAACAGGCAAGCGGCATCAAGGAAATCAACCACGCCGTCGAAGCCATGGATACCAACACGCAGCAGAATGCGGCCATGGTGGAAGAAACGACGGCTGCCAGCCACAGCCTTGCCCACGAAGCGCATGTCCTGCACGAACTGCTGGCACAGTTCAGATTTGGTAAACAATCTTCTGTTACGAATCATCGGATGAAGCCGGAAGCAAAAGCTCCGGTTGTTCGCGCACCAGGCAGGACGCCAAAATCCGGATATGCAAGTGTCGGTGCACTTGCGCTAGCCCCGACACATAAGGATTGGGAAGAATTCTGA
- a CDS encoding chemotaxis protein CheW, which translates to MATINSTNFGGDSLEIIAFRLHDQEFCVKTTTIREIRGWAPSTPIPHAPKDVIGVMNLRGSVIPIIDLAYKLGMKSTVANERSAIVVAEVHNMVIGMLVDRVSDILTIPAIQVQPVPEVSASFDKSFSEGIIANEHGMICFLNLAKMFKGTDLEDLAA; encoded by the coding sequence ATGGCAACGATTAATTCTACAAACTTCGGCGGCGATAGCCTGGAAATCATAGCCTTTCGTCTGCACGATCAAGAGTTCTGCGTAAAGACCACCACGATCCGCGAAATCCGCGGCTGGGCGCCGTCGACCCCGATCCCGCACGCACCGAAGGACGTGATCGGCGTGATGAACCTGCGCGGCTCCGTCATCCCGATCATCGACCTCGCTTACAAGCTTGGCATGAAGAGCACCGTTGCCAATGAGCGTAGCGCCATTGTCGTTGCGGAAGTCCACAATATGGTCATCGGCATGCTGGTGGACCGCGTTTCCGACATCCTGACCATTCCTGCCATCCAGGTTCAGCCGGTTCCGGAAGTCTCCGCCTCTTTCGACAAGTCCTTCTCCGAAGGCATCATTGCCAACGAACACGGCATGATCTGCTTCCTGAACCTTGCCAAGATGTTCAAGGGCACAGATCTGGAAGATCTGGCCGCCTGA
- a CDS encoding OFA family MFS transporter, with protein sequence MTATNEAFAPGGAGAGLLDRERIIAKPGFNRWLVPPAALAIHLCIGMAYGFSVFWLPLTKAIGITSSVACADLTLGSALFTTTCDWRVSDLGWIYTLFFVLLGCSAAIWGGWLERAGPRKAGFVSAICWCGGMAIAAVGIMTHQLWLMWFGAGVIGGIGLGLGYISPVSTLIKWFPDRRGMATGMAIMGFGGGAMIGAPLADALMRHFRTDASIGVWQTFLVMAAIYFVFMMAGAFGYRIPPAGWKPEGWTAPAAKNSMITTRHVHLNNAHKTKQFWMIWLVLCLNVSAGIGVLGMASPMLQEIFAGSLLGLPEVKFADLTPEQLAQIAAIAAGFTGLLSVFNIAGRFFWASLSDRIGRKGTYFTFFALGIVLYASAPWAAGIGNKALFVGMLCIIVSMYGGGFATIPAYLADIFGTQFVGAIHGRLLTAWATAGIIGPVVVNYIREAQIAAGIPRAQVYDFTMYILAGMLVLGLIANLMVKPLADKWYMSDEEVAALQAKTTAANSGPTGSFGIGKGGFDAKAAIAWAVVGIPIVWGIWITLQKTFVLFS encoded by the coding sequence ATGACTGCAACGAATGAAGCATTCGCGCCGGGGGGTGCGGGTGCCGGTCTTCTGGACCGTGAACGCATTATCGCAAAGCCCGGCTTCAACCGCTGGCTGGTTCCACCGGCAGCGCTTGCCATCCACCTCTGCATCGGCATGGCTTACGGCTTCTCCGTATTCTGGCTGCCGCTGACCAAGGCCATCGGCATCACCTCGTCGGTTGCCTGCGCAGACCTGACGCTGGGTTCCGCCCTGTTCACGACGACCTGCGACTGGCGCGTCAGCGATCTTGGCTGGATCTACACCCTGTTCTTCGTTCTGCTCGGTTGCTCGGCAGCCATCTGGGGCGGCTGGCTGGAGCGTGCAGGCCCGCGTAAGGCTGGCTTCGTTTCCGCCATCTGCTGGTGCGGCGGCATGGCAATTGCCGCTGTCGGCATCATGACACACCAGCTGTGGCTGATGTGGTTCGGTGCTGGCGTCATCGGCGGTATCGGCCTCGGTCTTGGCTACATTTCCCCGGTTTCCACGCTGATCAAGTGGTTCCCTGACCGTCGTGGCATGGCAACCGGCATGGCCATCATGGGCTTCGGTGGTGGCGCCATGATCGGTGCACCGCTTGCGGATGCGCTGATGCGCCATTTCCGCACGGATGCTTCCATCGGCGTATGGCAGACCTTCCTCGTCATGGCGGCGATCTATTTCGTCTTCATGATGGCTGGCGCCTTCGGCTATCGCATTCCGCCAGCAGGCTGGAAGCCTGAAGGCTGGACGGCACCTGCCGCCAAGAACTCCATGATCACGACGCGCCACGTTCACCTGAACAACGCGCACAAGACCAAGCAGTTCTGGATGATCTGGCTCGTACTCTGCCTCAACGTTTCGGCAGGTATCGGCGTTCTCGGCATGGCGTCGCCCATGTTGCAGGAAATCTTCGCAGGCTCGCTGCTCGGTCTTCCCGAGGTCAAGTTCGCGGATCTGACACCTGAGCAGCTGGCACAGATCGCGGCAATTGCTGCGGGCTTCACCGGTCTTCTCTCGGTCTTCAACATTGCAGGTCGTTTCTTCTGGGCGTCGCTGTCCGACCGTATCGGCCGCAAAGGCACCTACTTCACCTTCTTTGCGCTGGGCATCGTGCTCTATGCATCTGCTCCATGGGCAGCGGGCATCGGCAACAAGGCTCTCTTCGTCGGCATGCTCTGCATCATCGTTTCGATGTATGGCGGTGGCTTTGCGACGATCCCGGCCTATCTTGCGGATATCTTCGGTACGCAGTTCGTGGGTGCTATCCACGGTCGCCTGCTGACGGCATGGGCAACGGCTGGCATCATCGGTCCTGTCGTGGTGAACTACATTCGTGAAGCCCAGATCGCAGCGGGCATTCCGCGCGCTCAGGTCTACGACTTCACCATGTATATTCTCGCTGGCATGCTGGTGCTCGGCCTCATCGCCAACCTCATGGTCAAGCCATTGGCTGACAAGTGGTACATGTCGGATGAAGAAGTCGCTGCCCTTCAGGCAAAGACGACTGCCGCCAACAGTGGCCCGACCGGTTCCTTCGGCATCGGCAAGGGCGGCTTCGACGCCAAGGCTGCAATTGCCTGGGCCGTCGTCGGTATCCCGATCGTATGGGGTATCTGGATCACGCTGCAAAAGACCTTCGTTCTGTTCAGCTGA
- a CDS encoding sensor histidine kinase, translating into MAKNAALSASINPLRSVRFRLLAIALLPTLVILPLLLGVTMVRWSNKFDALLITKVNSDLTVAHQYMATILENTGERLDAIAGSARLQSVLATSSPQGIAGLLEEDRARLGLDFLFAVSSDGIVEASAGTDLKTARTDWPVRRAALNGVASHAMDAFSEEELQALSPALAQRARIELVPTQNAEARENTLETRGMVIHAASPLRLTDGRVMALVGGKLLNQNLQFIDTINDLVYREASLPDGSQGTATLFLDDVRVSTNVRLFENRRALGTRVSEAVRSAVLDHGRTWLDSAFVVNDWYISAYEPLVDSYGKRIGMLYVGFLEAPFAQAKYETLGSVIAAFIGITILSIPVFLRWARSIFKPLERMTQTIAKVDGGDLGARTGLPPSGDEIGQVAVHLDELLGRLQQREGELRAWNEELNVRVEERTQQLQLANLRLEATTKQLVMSEKLATIGEITAGVAHEINNPIAVIQGNLEVARHALGDGADVAKREFNLIDEQVDRISRIVGKLLQFARPEEFAGYVERQSPVAVMSDCMPLVKHVLSRAGIEVVRRDEAEGLIAMNRTELQQVLVNLIVNAAHAMPEGGTLTLSCVDEERHGSKGVVIEVADTGVGMSEEVVGRIFDPFFTTKRQEGTGLGLSVSQMLIARQGGEIAVKSRAGEGTAFTIWLPQAL; encoded by the coding sequence ATGGCTAAGAACGCGGCTCTTTCCGCCTCCATCAATCCGCTGCGGTCGGTTCGCTTCCGCCTGCTAGCGATTGCGCTGTTGCCGACGCTCGTCATTCTGCCGCTGCTGCTTGGCGTTACCATGGTTCGGTGGAGCAACAAGTTCGATGCGCTGCTGATTACAAAGGTCAACAGCGACTTGACGGTGGCTCACCAATATATGGCGACCATACTCGAAAATACCGGTGAACGTCTGGATGCCATTGCTGGCTCCGCGCGCTTGCAGTCAGTCTTGGCCACATCATCTCCGCAGGGTATTGCGGGCCTGCTCGAGGAAGATCGCGCGAGGCTCGGTCTCGATTTTCTCTTCGCGGTGAGTTCTGACGGGATTGTCGAAGCCAGTGCCGGTACCGATCTGAAAACGGCGCGCACGGACTGGCCGGTGCGGCGGGCAGCGCTTAACGGTGTGGCCTCCCATGCCATGGACGCCTTTTCGGAGGAGGAGTTGCAGGCTCTTTCTCCCGCCTTGGCGCAACGGGCGAGAATAGAACTCGTGCCGACACAGAATGCGGAGGCGCGGGAGAACACGCTGGAAACCCGCGGCATGGTTATCCATGCGGCGAGCCCGCTGCGCCTGACCGATGGCAGGGTGATGGCTCTGGTCGGCGGTAAGCTGCTGAACCAGAACCTGCAATTCATCGATACGATAAACGATCTGGTCTATCGCGAAGCCAGCCTGCCGGATGGAAGCCAGGGAACGGCGACCCTGTTTCTCGATGATGTGCGCGTCAGCACCAATGTTCGACTGTTCGAAAACCGCCGCGCCTTGGGAACGCGGGTGTCGGAAGCCGTGCGATCTGCCGTGCTGGATCACGGACGCACATGGCTCGACAGTGCCTTCGTCGTGAATGATTGGTATATTTCCGCCTATGAGCCGCTGGTGGATAGTTACGGCAAGCGCATCGGCATGCTCTATGTCGGCTTTCTGGAAGCGCCGTTTGCGCAGGCGAAGTACGAGACACTGGGCTCCGTCATCGCTGCCTTTATCGGTATTACCATTCTCAGCATTCCCGTCTTTCTGCGCTGGGCGCGCAGCATCTTCAAGCCGCTGGAGCGGATGACGCAGACAATCGCCAAGGTGGATGGGGGAGATCTCGGTGCAAGAACTGGCCTTCCGCCCTCCGGGGACGAGATCGGGCAGGTGGCCGTGCACCTCGATGAATTGCTGGGACGGCTTCAGCAGCGCGAAGGCGAGTTGAGGGCCTGGAATGAAGAGCTGAATGTGCGCGTGGAAGAGCGCACACAGCAATTGCAACTGGCCAATCTGCGGCTGGAGGCAACGACGAAGCAGCTCGTCATGTCGGAAAAACTGGCCACCATCGGCGAAATCACTGCGGGTGTGGCGCATGAGATCAACAATCCGATTGCCGTTATTCAGGGCAATCTCGAAGTCGCCCGCCATGCGCTTGGAGATGGTGCCGATGTTGCAAAGCGCGAGTTCAATCTGATCGATGAGCAGGTGGATCGTATCAGCCGCATCGTCGGCAAACTGTTGCAATTTGCGCGACCGGAAGAGTTTGCCGGTTACGTAGAACGGCAAAGCCCCGTGGCGGTCATGTCCGATTGTATGCCGCTGGTGAAGCATGTGCTGAGCCGCGCAGGCATAGAGGTGGTGCGCAGAGATGAGGCCGAAGGGCTGATCGCGATGAACCGAACGGAGTTGCAGCAGGTTCTCGTCAACCTCATCGTCAACGCTGCCCATGCCATGCCGGAAGGTGGAACGCTGACACTGTCCTGCGTGGATGAAGAACGCCATGGCTCGAAGGGTGTCGTGATCGAGGTTGCAGATACCGGTGTGGGAATGAGCGAAGAGGTTGTCGGGCGCATATTCGACCCGTTCTTCACCACCAAAAGGCAGGAAGGTACCGGCCTTGGACTTTCCGTCAGCCAGATGCTGATTGCGCGTCAGGGTGGGGAAATCGCCGTCAAAAGCAGGGCAGGCGAAGGAACTGCCTTCACCATTTGGCTGCCACAGGCTCTTTAA